Proteins from one Streptomyces genisteinicus genomic window:
- a CDS encoding pyridoxal phosphate-dependent decarboxylase family protein, with protein sequence MRTPSPRHPTPRLAGGTTGPGALRPLLDIVLRALEDGAEARGGPLPAGGPEAVAARVRDLLRDPLPAHGHDPGHALRDLVRTLAEGSADPADPLCAAHLHTPPLALAVAADLAAAALNPSMDSWDQAPAASEIEQTVTRALAAQVYPARPDPEALVTTGGTESNQLALLLARERAPGTPLRVVCGTDTHHSVHRAAWLLGLPAPVTTALDDPDALHRTLTVTPGPALVVATAGTTDTGRIDPLAAIADITAHHGAALHVDAAYGGPLLFSDSRRHLLDGLDRADSVTLDLHKLGWQPVAAGLLALPTADRAAPLAHTADYLNATDDTDAGLPDLLGRSLRTTRRPDILKTAVTLRALGRSGLGDLVDRVCTTAQDLADRVAKHPRLELYERPTLSTVLLRPTGATDEQTAGIRRTLLTEGTAVLGRARAGGRVWLKATVLNPHTTPERLDTLIALVEGSTPR encoded by the coding sequence ATGCGCACGCCCTCTCCCCGCCACCCGACACCGCGCCTCGCCGGAGGCACCACCGGGCCGGGCGCCCTGCGGCCTCTCCTCGACATCGTGCTCCGCGCACTCGAGGACGGAGCCGAGGCCCGCGGCGGCCCCCTCCCCGCAGGCGGCCCCGAAGCGGTCGCCGCCCGGGTGCGCGACCTCCTGCGCGACCCCCTCCCCGCACACGGCCACGACCCCGGGCACGCCCTCCGCGACCTCGTCCGCACCCTCGCCGAAGGCTCCGCCGACCCCGCCGACCCCCTCTGCGCCGCCCACCTGCACACCCCACCCCTCGCACTCGCCGTCGCCGCCGACCTCGCCGCCGCCGCGCTCAACCCGTCCATGGACTCCTGGGACCAGGCCCCCGCCGCCTCCGAGATCGAGCAGACCGTCACCCGCGCCCTCGCCGCCCAGGTCTACCCGGCACGGCCCGACCCCGAAGCCCTCGTCACCACCGGCGGCACCGAGTCCAACCAGCTCGCCCTCCTCCTCGCCAGGGAACGCGCCCCCGGCACCCCGCTCCGCGTCGTCTGCGGCACCGACACCCACCACTCCGTGCACCGCGCCGCCTGGCTCCTCGGACTCCCCGCACCGGTCACCACCGCCCTCGACGACCCGGACGCCCTCCACCGCACCCTCACCGTCACCCCCGGACCCGCCCTCGTCGTCGCCACCGCCGGCACCACCGACACGGGCCGCATCGACCCCCTGGCCGCCATCGCCGACATCACCGCACACCACGGCGCCGCCCTCCACGTCGACGCCGCCTACGGCGGCCCCCTGCTGTTCAGCGACAGCCGCCGCCACCTCCTCGACGGACTCGACCGCGCCGACTCCGTCACCCTCGACCTGCACAAACTCGGCTGGCAGCCCGTAGCCGCCGGACTCCTCGCACTCCCCACGGCCGACCGCGCCGCCCCCCTCGCCCACACCGCCGACTACCTCAACGCCACCGACGACACCGACGCCGGCCTCCCCGACCTCCTCGGCCGCTCCCTGCGCACCACCCGCCGCCCGGACATCCTCAAGACCGCCGTCACCCTGCGCGCCCTCGGCCGCAGCGGCCTCGGCGACCTCGTCGACCGCGTCTGCACCACCGCCCAGGACCTCGCCGACCGCGTCGCCAAACACCCCCGCCTCGAGCTCTACGAACGCCCCACCCTCTCCACCGTCCTCCTCCGGCCCACCGGCGCCACCGACGAACAGACCGCCGGCATCCGGCGCACCCTGCTCACCGAGGGCACCGCCGTCCTCGGCCGCGCCCGCGCCGGCGGCCGCGTCTGGCTCAAGGCCACCGTGCTCAACCCGCACACCACCCCGGAACGGCTCGACACCCTGATCGCCCTCGTGGAAGGCAGCACGCCCCGATGA
- the pepN gene encoding aminopeptidase N has translation MSVLTRDEAQTRAQQIDVHHYAIELDLTTGDDTFDSRTVIRFTARTAGDTFVELKPAELRSLTLDGHPLDPAALDGNRYPLTGLTEGAHELRADAAMRYSRTGEGMHRFTDPSDGETYVYTQLFMEDVQRVFAAFDQPDLKAVFDVAVTAPGDWTVLGNGIATPDGTGRWTCAPTPPISTYLVAVAAGPWHSVRVDHAGLPFGLHVRRSLAAHLDADADELLDVTRRCFDRYHEKFEEPYPFDSYDQAFVPEFNAGAMENPGLVTFRDEFVFRSAVTGTQRQTRAMVIAHEMAHMWFGDLVTLRWWDDIWLNESFAEYMGYQTLGEVTAGGTAGTSPGDWCTDPWVEFGVSRKSWGYEADQRPSTHPVAPDPEAVPDTASAMLNFDGISYAKGASALRQLVAWMGEKDFLAGINTHFARHKFANATLADFIDSLAAATDRDVHAWADRWLRTTGVDTLTPTVTHTDGGWTLGITHDGSRPHRIGAGAYDRDPVEPGTLVLRERIDLDVPLDAPVTRPGRRPALVLLNDTDTTYAKVRLDTESWATVLASLSGIPDPLTRAVVWNAARDMVRDGELAPTTYLEAARAHLPRETDLAVVQGVLAFAAGQIADRYLPAEQRPAALALLTDTCRALLRRTEDGSDPGLRLAAVRHFVDAATQPHSLQEWLNDGNVPGGPELDPELRWRILTRLSVLGAAGEKEIAAELERDPSATGREGAARCRAAQPTAEAKAAAWSALFGSDDLSNYLFNATAQGFWQPEQASLTREYVARFYPDAVALAARRGPAIAEAAGRLAFPSHAVDNESLRLGRTCLETDDLLPALRRKLTDQLDDLARALRVRGA, from the coding sequence ATGTCCGTACTGACGCGCGACGAAGCGCAGACCCGAGCCCAGCAGATCGACGTGCACCACTACGCGATCGAACTGGACCTGACGACCGGCGACGACACCTTCGACTCCCGCACCGTGATCCGCTTCACCGCGCGCACGGCGGGAGACACCTTCGTCGAGCTCAAGCCCGCCGAACTGCGCTCGCTCACCCTGGACGGACACCCCCTCGACCCCGCCGCCCTCGACGGCAACCGCTACCCCCTCACCGGCCTCACTGAGGGCGCACACGAACTCCGCGCCGACGCGGCCATGCGCTACTCCCGCACCGGCGAGGGCATGCACCGCTTCACCGACCCCAGCGACGGCGAGACCTACGTCTACACCCAGCTCTTCATGGAGGACGTCCAGCGCGTCTTCGCCGCCTTCGACCAGCCCGACCTGAAGGCCGTCTTCGACGTCGCCGTCACCGCCCCCGGCGACTGGACCGTCCTCGGCAACGGCATCGCCACCCCCGACGGCACCGGCCGCTGGACCTGCGCCCCGACCCCGCCGATCTCCACCTACCTCGTCGCCGTCGCCGCCGGCCCCTGGCACTCCGTGCGCGTCGACCACGCCGGCCTCCCCTTCGGGCTCCACGTCCGCCGCTCCCTCGCGGCCCACCTCGACGCCGACGCGGACGAACTCCTCGACGTCACCCGCCGCTGCTTCGACCGCTACCACGAGAAGTTCGAGGAGCCCTACCCCTTCGACTCCTACGACCAGGCCTTCGTCCCCGAGTTCAACGCCGGGGCGATGGAGAACCCCGGCCTCGTCACCTTCCGCGACGAGTTCGTCTTCCGCTCCGCCGTCACCGGCACCCAGCGCCAGACCCGCGCCATGGTCATCGCCCACGAAATGGCCCACATGTGGTTCGGCGACCTCGTCACCCTCCGCTGGTGGGACGACATCTGGCTCAACGAGTCCTTCGCCGAGTACATGGGCTACCAGACCCTCGGCGAGGTGACGGCGGGCGGCACCGCCGGCACCTCCCCCGGCGACTGGTGCACCGACCCCTGGGTCGAGTTCGGCGTCTCCCGCAAGTCCTGGGGCTACGAGGCCGACCAGCGGCCCTCCACCCACCCCGTCGCACCCGACCCGGAGGCCGTGCCCGACACCGCCTCCGCCATGCTCAACTTCGACGGCATCTCCTACGCCAAGGGCGCCTCCGCACTCCGGCAGCTCGTCGCCTGGATGGGGGAGAAGGACTTCCTCGCCGGCATCAACACCCACTTCGCCCGCCACAAGTTCGCCAACGCCACCCTCGCCGACTTCATCGACTCCCTCGCCGCAGCCACCGACCGCGACGTCCACGCCTGGGCCGACCGCTGGCTGCGCACCACCGGCGTCGACACCCTCACCCCCACCGTCACCCACACCGACGGCGGCTGGACCCTCGGCATCACCCACGACGGCAGCCGCCCCCACCGCATCGGCGCCGGCGCCTACGACCGCGACCCGGTCGAACCCGGCACCCTCGTCCTGCGCGAACGCATCGACCTCGACGTGCCCCTCGACGCACCCGTCACCCGCCCCGGCCGCCGCCCCGCCCTCGTCCTCCTCAACGACACCGACACCACCTACGCCAAGGTGCGCCTCGACACCGAGTCCTGGGCCACCGTCCTCGCCTCCCTGTCCGGCATCCCCGACCCGCTGACCCGCGCCGTCGTCTGGAACGCCGCCCGCGACATGGTCCGCGACGGCGAACTCGCCCCCACCACCTACCTGGAAGCAGCCCGCGCCCACCTCCCGCGCGAGACCGACCTCGCCGTCGTCCAGGGCGTCCTCGCCTTCGCCGCCGGCCAGATCGCCGACCGCTACCTGCCCGCCGAACAGCGCCCCGCCGCCCTCGCCCTCCTCACCGACACCTGCCGCGCCCTGCTGCGCCGCACCGAGGACGGCAGCGACCCCGGACTGCGCCTCGCCGCCGTACGCCACTTCGTCGACGCGGCGACCCAGCCCCACTCCCTCCAGGAATGGCTGAACGACGGCAACGTCCCCGGCGGCCCCGAACTCGACCCCGAACTCCGCTGGCGCATCCTCACCCGGCTCAGCGTGCTCGGCGCCGCCGGCGAGAAGGAGATCGCCGCCGAACTCGAACGGGACCCGAGCGCGACCGGCCGGGAAGGCGCCGCCCGCTGCCGCGCGGCCCAGCCCACCGCCGAGGCCAAGGCCGCCGCCTGGTCGGCCCTCTTCGGCTCCGACGACCTGTCCAACTACCTGTTCAACGCCACCGCCCAGGGCTTCTGGCAGCCCGAACAGGCATCCCTGACACGCGAGTACGTCGCCCGCTTCTACCCCGACGCGGTCGCCCTCGCCGCCCGCCGCGGCCCGGCGATCGCCGAAGCCGCGGGACGCCTGGCCTTCCCCTCCCACGCCGTCGACAACGAGTCCCTGCGACTGGGCCGCACCTGCCTGGAGACCGACGACCTCCTCCCGGCACTGCGCCGCAAGCTGACGGACCAGCTGGACGACCTGGCACGCGCCCTGCGCGTCCGGGGAGCCTGA
- a CDS encoding chorismate mutase — translation MTTSDIDEGVRAELTRLRESIDNIDAAVVYMLAERFKCTQQVGHLKAEHRLPPADPAREARQIERLRQLAGSANLDPAFAEKLLNFIIAEVIRHHETIAESTPPTPGD, via the coding sequence ATGACCACCAGTGACATCGACGAGGGCGTCCGCGCCGAACTGACCCGCCTGCGGGAGAGCATCGACAACATCGATGCGGCCGTCGTGTACATGCTCGCCGAGCGCTTCAAGTGCACCCAGCAGGTGGGCCACCTCAAGGCCGAGCACCGGCTCCCCCCGGCCGACCCCGCCCGCGAGGCACGCCAGATCGAACGCCTGCGGCAGCTCGCCGGGAGCGCCAACCTGGACCCCGCGTTCGCGGAGAAGCTGCTCAACTTCATCATCGCCGAGGTCATCCGCCACCACGAGACCATCGCGGAGAGCACCCCGCCCACCCCCGGGGACTGA
- a CDS encoding AraC family transcriptional regulator encodes MYHTWMRYFTPGPVHHRLGLVCLGVGLQHGRLPTVGPRTLDHHVAVVISAGSGWYRTADGRRTKVTAPAVIWLTPAVPHHYGPDATGWDECFVDFTGPATATYTELGCIEADRPVVPLADATGARAVVGRIARAARRGNPLMEIETAAAVHELLVTLRRARADTDADGDPVLTALTRDAFQPLSVAEHAARHGMTPAALRTAVRRAAGCSPKDFLLGIRLGRAKELLAGTDLPVAAVARRVGYEDPAYFSRLFTRRVGLAPIRFREQQGRVVPGGWSNRVPDPEHPPTVLGPAT; translated from the coding sequence ATGTATCACACCTGGATGCGGTACTTCACCCCCGGCCCGGTCCACCACCGCCTCGGCCTCGTCTGCCTCGGCGTCGGCCTCCAGCACGGCCGCCTGCCCACCGTCGGACCCCGCACCCTCGACCACCACGTCGCCGTCGTGATCAGCGCCGGCAGCGGCTGGTACCGCACCGCCGACGGACGGCGCACCAAGGTCACCGCACCCGCCGTGATCTGGCTCACCCCCGCCGTCCCGCACCACTACGGACCCGACGCCACCGGCTGGGACGAGTGCTTCGTCGACTTCACCGGCCCCGCCACCGCCACCTACACCGAACTCGGCTGCATCGAGGCCGACCGGCCCGTCGTGCCGCTCGCCGACGCCACCGGCGCCCGCGCCGTCGTCGGCCGCATCGCCCGCGCCGCCCGCCGCGGCAACCCGCTGATGGAGATCGAGACCGCCGCAGCCGTCCACGAACTCCTCGTCACCCTGCGCCGCGCCCGCGCCGACACCGACGCGGACGGCGACCCCGTCCTCACCGCCCTCACCCGCGACGCGTTCCAGCCCCTCTCCGTCGCCGAGCACGCCGCCCGCCACGGCATGACCCCCGCCGCGCTGCGCACCGCCGTGCGCCGGGCCGCCGGATGCAGCCCCAAGGACTTCCTCCTCGGCATCCGCCTCGGCCGGGCCAAGGAACTCCTCGCCGGCACCGACCTGCCCGTCGCGGCCGTCGCGCGCCGGGTCGGCTACGAGGACCCCGCGTACTTCTCCCGCCTCTTCACCCGCCGGGTGGGCCTCGCCCCCATCCGCTTCAGGGAGCAGCAGGGGCGCGTCGTGCCCGGCGGCTGGAGCAACCGCGTCCCAGACCCCGAACACCCCCCGACCGTCCTCGGCCCCGCCACGTAA
- a CDS encoding glycoside hydrolase family 35 protein has translation MADFTVGGADFLLDGRPVRLLSGALHYFRVHEEQWTHRLAMLRAMGLNCVETYVPWNLHEPAPGRYADAGALGRFLDAVRDAGLWAVVRPGPYICAEWENGGLPHWLTGRLGRRVRTRDPEYLGHVERWFGRLLPQVVEREIGRGGPVVMVQAENEYGSFGSDAEYLREVVELLRRCGVGVPLFTSDGPEDHMLTGGSVPGVLATVNFGSQAAEAFAALRRHRPDGPLMCMEFWCGWFEHWGSERVVRDPLDAASALREILEAGASVNVYMAHGGTSFAGWAGANRSGPLQDGALSGTVTSYDYDAPVDEAGLPTEKFWRFREVLAAYADGPLPDVPPAPVRLGAPAGARPESWTPLADVVEELGGAEWEGPVPPTFEELDVDRGLVHYRVEVPGPRQPYPLRVAGLRDRAVVEVDGVRAGILDEERPVLPEPVAGPAVVDLWVESLGRVNYGPRTGEAKGICGGVLHERQYVHGVRARGLRLDAFDDRAAVERLPWRACPEGAGGGGGPRGLFRAVAEVAEPGDAWLELPGWTRGFVWVNGFCAGRYWSAGPQGALFVPGPVLRAGANEVWVLELQDAGAGAEVRLR, from the coding sequence GTGGCGGACTTCACGGTGGGCGGGGCGGACTTCCTGCTGGACGGGCGGCCGGTGCGGCTGCTGTCCGGCGCGCTGCACTACTTCCGGGTGCACGAGGAGCAGTGGACGCACCGGCTGGCGATGCTGCGGGCGATGGGGCTCAACTGCGTCGAGACGTACGTCCCGTGGAATCTGCACGAGCCGGCGCCGGGGCGGTACGCGGACGCCGGCGCGCTCGGCCGGTTCCTGGACGCGGTGCGGGACGCGGGTCTGTGGGCGGTGGTGCGCCCGGGGCCGTACATCTGCGCCGAGTGGGAGAACGGCGGTCTGCCGCACTGGCTGACGGGGCGGCTGGGGCGGCGGGTGCGCACGCGGGACCCGGAGTACCTGGGGCATGTGGAGCGCTGGTTCGGCCGGCTGCTCCCGCAGGTGGTGGAGCGCGAGATCGGGCGCGGCGGTCCGGTGGTGATGGTGCAGGCGGAGAACGAGTACGGGAGTTTCGGCAGCGACGCGGAGTACCTGCGCGAGGTGGTGGAGCTGCTGCGGCGGTGCGGGGTGGGCGTGCCGCTGTTCACGTCCGACGGGCCGGAGGACCACATGCTCACCGGCGGTTCGGTGCCCGGTGTCCTCGCGACGGTGAACTTCGGGTCGCAGGCGGCCGAGGCGTTCGCGGCGCTGCGGCGGCACCGGCCGGACGGGCCGCTGATGTGCATGGAGTTCTGGTGCGGCTGGTTCGAGCACTGGGGCAGCGAGCGGGTGGTGCGCGATCCGCTGGACGCGGCGTCGGCGCTGCGGGAGATCCTGGAGGCCGGGGCGTCGGTCAACGTGTACATGGCGCACGGGGGGACGAGCTTCGCGGGCTGGGCGGGGGCGAACCGGTCGGGTCCGCTGCAGGACGGGGCGCTGTCGGGGACGGTGACGTCGTACGACTACGACGCGCCGGTCGACGAGGCGGGGCTGCCGACGGAGAAGTTCTGGCGCTTCCGCGAGGTGCTCGCCGCGTACGCGGACGGGCCGCTGCCCGACGTGCCGCCCGCGCCGGTGCGGCTGGGCGCTCCGGCCGGGGCGCGGCCGGAGTCGTGGACGCCGCTCGCGGACGTGGTGGAGGAGCTGGGCGGCGCGGAGTGGGAGGGGCCCGTTCCGCCGACGTTCGAGGAGCTGGACGTGGACCGGGGCCTGGTGCACTACCGGGTGGAGGTGCCGGGGCCGCGGCAGCCGTATCCGCTGCGGGTGGCGGGGCTGCGGGACCGTGCGGTGGTGGAGGTCGACGGGGTGCGGGCGGGGATCCTCGACGAGGAGCGGCCTGTGCTGCCGGAGCCCGTGGCCGGTCCGGCGGTGGTGGACCTGTGGGTGGAGTCCCTGGGGAGGGTGAACTACGGGCCGCGCACGGGCGAGGCGAAGGGCATCTGCGGGGGCGTCCTGCACGAGCGGCAGTACGTGCACGGGGTGCGGGCGCGGGGGCTGCGGCTGGACGCGTTCGACGACCGGGCGGCGGTGGAGCGCCTGCCGTGGCGGGCGTGTCCGGAGGGTGCCGGGGGCGGCGGTGGCCCGCGCGGTCTGTTCCGGGCGGTGGCCGAGGTGGCGGAGCCCGGTGACGCCTGGCTGGAACTGCCCGGCTGGACGCGGGGGTTCGTCTGGGTGAACGGCTTCTGCGCGGGCCGCTACTGGTCGGCGGGGCCGCAGGGGGCGCTGTTCGTGCCGGGGCCGGTGCTGCGGGCCGGTGCGAACGAGGTGTGGGTGCTGGAGCTGCAGGACGCCGGGGCGGGCGCGGAGGTCCGTCTGCGGTGA